The following nucleotide sequence is from Bombus pyrosoma isolate SC7728 linkage group LG17, ASM1482585v1, whole genome shotgun sequence.
CTATAATAAAGTATATCTTAAATTATATGTCAAATTAGGAATAAACATAACAAATACTAACCTGAATAAGAGCAATGGCCACAGCTCCAGTACCAATATAAAGGGCACTCCTGTGAATGATAATTGAAAGATGTTTGATACATCCagttgcataaatatttttattaatatctctcAAAGGACAAGATGAAGGAATAGTCATTCCTTGTTCTTCCCAATCTTCGTATCCATTGTATCCACAACAATAGAGCTGTTGAATAATATAGTCTATTATGTAAACAACATTTGTTAAATGTTTAACAAATCAGTAATTTTGACAGATGACAATTATATGATGTAGAAAAGGAACAgttttagaaatatctttgaaacattctgttttaattttacaaaaacgTAACGAGATTGATTTAGTCTCTGCTTGTGCAAATAACtagaaatatctatttatatatatatataaattagttgtttttatatatgtatatgtatcctagaaattgaaatattactcTTGATTGTAGAAAATCAATGGCACTCCTAGCTTCGTCACTTTTTTCATATTGATGCATGGTCGCATTAATTTTGTCAGCAAGAAGATCTTTTATTCCATCTTGAAGAGCATAAGCTGCAATCCCAGCGATCAATTCCAAGACAAGAACTAATGAAAGCGATACTGCGAACTatgcaattataataatatatttttattatttgttacatattagatgagaaataaacaaattagtattagataaataaatttaataacggATAAAATTGTTCTAGCCGAAAgtcgaaatatataaaacagaaagagagagataacgtaaaatttatcaaattttaatatacgatACTTTCACAtaatacagaaaaagaaatattaggaTGCTCACCACAAGAACCATACAGGTGCTCTCTCTGAGAGCTCCGCAACAACCCAGGAAAGctattataaaaacaaatatcccAACAACGATTAAGAGGGTTGCTGGAGAAAAGTAGCTAGGATCCAAGAAATGGGAGAAATCTTCGTAGACAGCATAAATTGTTGTTCCAATGGATATTATCATTATCCCCGttaactataaataaataatttctattataattttataaaaaaatgtagaatttgtaaattaagaTCTGGgtctataacataatattataataatataagtgaaaaatattactgcagaaaattaaattatttttatatttttattttaaattacgagtttatatttcatatgtaGATAATCGATTGTAATAACTATTTTACTAAGAATTATTAAAGCATTCATAGTAGTTGAGTAGTCTatcaaattgttaattatatacatatatatataatgtattttcatatcaatgaaattgaacGTAAAATTCTTAACTAATACTTAAAAATGTTCACACAttggtattttatatagatatagataaataCATGTTTggatttcaatatttcatatatatttgttaatctTTAATGTCAATGGCAAAGTTTTTGGCattgttgatattattataatgtcGCCGATGATAATATCAATTCTttacgtttcaaattttcttatttttaatatgatttaaGTAGACACATCCGTACAAACTAGAGTCGAGTCGaatcgagtcgagtcgagtcgagtcgagtcaTCGTCGAAAGGGCTTTCATTGGAATCGACAGTTAAGGTATGATGTAACTCCTTTACTATAGTACAGCtctatctaattttatttatttatttatctaatttgCTTTATATAAAGTACGTCTTTCGTTAACATGAAAagtttatattcttataaacaTTCATTGTTGgcattgaattttaagaaatctaagatattaaaattactatacACGTAAAATCTAACAATACAAGCAAatgttaaaacaaattttattttctttttctttagcGATATACTACgatacttatatttaattatagagCAACAATCATTCTTGCAGTAACTTTAATGATTtggatgataaaaatatttgaacctGCAACTTCCAaagtgatttaaaaaattcatttccctTATGCACTATTAATGGTATATGCATAAAAATGCAAagggaaataataataaattatatatcgacaaagtaaaaattttgcaTGAAAGTTCCACTGATTgtcgtataattattttttttagtaaaagtAAAGTTCggttaaaaaaatttagtaCGTTAGCAATTTATACGTCTACGATATTGTAGTACAATATGCagaaaaatcttattttctaacaaatcTGGGGAAAACAATATGCATCACTTTTCACGTGATCTCCTCCagatattgcaaaatattgaACAAAGTGTTTAATTTACGCTAAAAATTAGCAGTTGGCACGCGtagcaaaaatattacaaaaatattacaaaaatattaatttcagttaaacaaaataattagaacTTTTGCAATTCATATGTGTATCTGAGTTCtttattgcaatttcattttcaaaaacaaGAGCACGAATTTCATTCCTAAAATAGACGGAACATTTTAGGAGATAgcgaaaaatgatataataatctagattttacagaataatcgagcaaaatgttaaaattatcaCTTCTAGGTTAATGTTATTTTGgattgaataaaatgaaaaaattattgataaaataaaagttactaaacgtattaataatactaGTGTGGTTgtatttaaacgatattatgTATAGTATGTAGGTcgtacaaatatatgtatgttcatCGAATAGGGGCTGTCGAACCCCTTATCGTATAATATCAGTTAAAAAGTGTATACGTATTTTTCCGCCGAATGCAACATTttacaagaaagaaaatagtGGAATTCGCTTATCGTTACCAATGAGACTACAAGAATATCTGAGCTGATAAGACAAGTCATTTACGTTTGCAAGATAACGATTACCAATTCTGATGCCAATCGCGGAGGATGAGAATTTTCATTCTATCACGAAACAGCAGATctatttcatacaaattttttttttttggttgaACAATGAAACCATATTATCTCCGTTCTATAGAGGATCGAATTTCCATAGCTAAAGTAAAATTCATATCCTAGTatcttgataatttttattcatatagaaagtaaaagtTGAGCAATGTATTGTGTATCGCTGTTTTTAGGTTATGTATTGTCGttctttcttgttcttttcttttctttttttaatttaccggTTGACCGTCATATGGAGTTTGTCGAATGTAAGCGAGTAAGAAAAtgaggaaagaaaggaggagGGGGCATGGGACAGACATTAATGGTTCGCGACGTTGCAGACCTACTGCACGGTAATAATTCATTAGGGACGACCTCACCTAGCCGATATCGATCCTCTTGCACGTCCGAACAACAGAGTAGATCTTATGATCCGCGTCTATATCGAGGGTTGACCTAACTTGTTGAATCTCAGGGCCGAATATAGGGAAAATCGACGTCGCCATGATTATCGTCGTAGTCAACCTCGACCCCGTTTATCgttctcattttttcctcGCGATTCGATTAACGTGTACTTACTTATTACTTGCCCATTTAATCTCATACATTTCAGGATGCAACTACTCAAGTTTCCGTTACACGCATAAACATACACGCAAATACATTAGCCAGCAATTTGATCAACAACCCACTAGGATACAGACGGCTGAAAAGAGTAAAAACCACGGAtctaatgtaaaataattaattaattacataattaattaatgaaggACTACTAAAATAGGTGGCACCTTCTCGCACGTTATAATAACGTAGAtcacatttattaaatgaCCTATTAGGTCAATTGTTACCTTATATACTAGGTTAAccgattattttcaaatatcttgaattattttggtattttgttcgtttttttataacaattttataattgatttatGATTGATCGTACCttattggaaattatatatgtattatagtCCATATACTACATAAAGATTTTTCACTTTATGCTTGTGTGAATATCTGTTTGAAGGGAAATAGagaaacaaatagaaatatgtgaaaataaataaattgcattaTGTCTACCTAGCATTTGTTactattttcctatttatttgtttcgtatttgtccataaatttttcaatatgtatacataatatatatacagacGGGAAGGTTACgttgcattaattaattaatcacatTGATTAATTCGTAACTTGTtactcgattaattaattaaagattaagAACGCAATATCggtagaaaattacaaataacgcACGAGGATGCAC
It contains:
- the LOC122576943 gene encoding CD63 antigen-like isoform X6, whose translation is MIISIGTTIYAVYEDFSHFLDPSYFSPATLLIVVGIFVFIIAFLGCCGALRESTCMVLVFAVSLSLVLVLELIAGIAAYALQDGIKDLLADKINATMHQYEKSDEARSAIDFLQSRLYCCGYNGYEDWEEQGMTIPSSCPLRDINKNIYATGCIKHLSIIIHRSALYIGTGAVAIALIQLTGIMFACMLGRAIRRQKTERERRRWELRESLVNGYQPLGKSDPFTTFPVVYMSSEPLKNS
- the LOC122576943 gene encoding CD63 antigen-like isoform X1 translates to MRLDTQPRDNCLNIVNRCDVVSRFVRLFLTLVEWRKYNVVRCVKYLMFIFNLLFVLTGIMIISIGTTIYAVYEDFSHFLDPSYFSPATLLIVVGIFVFIIAFLGCCGALRESTCMVLVFAVSLSLVLVLELIAGIAAYALQDGIKDLLADKINATMHQYEKSDEARSAIDFLQSRLYCCGYNGYEDWEEQGMTIPSSCPLRDINKNIYATGCIKHLSIIIHRSALYIGTGAVAIALIQLTGIMFACMLGRAIRRQKTERERRRWELRESLVNGYQPLGKSDPFTTFPVVYMSSEPLKNS
- the LOC122576943 gene encoding CD63 antigen-like isoform X3 gives rise to the protein MVTTMKLSLGSRCVKYLMFIFNLLFVLTGIMIISIGTTIYAVYEDFSHFLDPSYFSPATLLIVVGIFVFIIAFLGCCGALRESTCMVLVFAVSLSLVLVLELIAGIAAYALQDGIKDLLADKINATMHQYEKSDEARSAIDFLQSRLYCCGYNGYEDWEEQGMTIPSSCPLRDINKNIYATGCIKHLSIIIHRSALYIGTGAVAIALIQLTGIMFACMLGRAIRRQKTERERRRWELRESLVNGYQPLGKSDPFTTFPVVYMSSEPLKNS
- the LOC122576943 gene encoding CD63 antigen-like isoform X4, translated to MAATHLDVGLRCIKYLLCAVNSLFVLTGIMIISIGTTIYAVYEDFSHFLDPSYFSPATLLIVVGIFVFIIAFLGCCGALRESTCMVLVFAVSLSLVLVLELIAGIAAYALQDGIKDLLADKINATMHQYEKSDEARSAIDFLQSRLYCCGYNGYEDWEEQGMTIPSSCPLRDINKNIYATGCIKHLSIIIHRSALYIGTGAVAIALIQLTGIMFACMLGRAIRRQKTERERRRWELRESLVNGYQPLGKSDPFTTFPVVYMSSEPLKNS